A genome region from Manis pentadactyla isolate mManPen7 chromosome 5, mManPen7.hap1, whole genome shotgun sequence includes the following:
- the CSN2 gene encoding beta-casein, whose product MDHYITTASFHHPQDSRVMKVLILACLVALALAREKAERLSSSEMFFPSFQDERQDKIHPFLQPQPLVDPYTEPIPYSVFPQNVLPLARPAMVLPFLQPEITEVPKAKQTMLPKRKLMPILESPTVPFMERQPLNPFALPLLQPFVHQVPRLLPQTPLIPPQSLPSLPQPKVLTLPQQVVPYSQRDMPVQALLLYQEPLLDSTQEFYPVTKPLAPVSNPIFV is encoded by the exons aTGGACCATTATATTACTACTGCCTCATTTCACCATCCACAGGACTCGAGAGTCATGAAGGTTCTTATCCTTGCCTGCCTGGTGGCTCTTGCTCTTGCAAGGGAG AAGGCAGAAAGACTCTCAAGCAGTGAG atgttttttccttctttccaggaTGAACGCCAGGATAAAATCCACCCCTTTCTCCAGCCACAACCTCTAGTCGATCCTTACACTGAGCCCATCCCTTACTCTGTCTTTCCACAAAATGTCCTGCCTCTTGCTCGGCCTGCTATGGTGCTGCCTTTCCTTCAGCCTGAAATAACGGAAGTCCCCAAAGCTAAGCAGACCATGTTGCCTAAGCGCAAACTGATGCCCATTCTTGAATCTCCAACAGTGCCCTTTATGGAACGCCAACCCCTGAATCCCTttgctctgcctctgctccagccctTTGTGCACCAGGTCCCCCGGCTTCTTCCTCAGACTCCGCTGATTCCTCCTCAGTCCCTGCCATCCCTTCCTCAGCCCAAAGTCCTGACTTTACCCCAGCAAGTGGTACCCTACTCCCAGAGAGATATGCCtgtccaggcccttctgctgtATCAGGAGCCTCTACTGGACTCCACCCAGGAGTTCTACCCTGTGACTAAACCACTTGCCCCAGTTTCCAACCCCATTTTT gtctaA